In Burkholderiales bacterium, a single genomic region encodes these proteins:
- a CDS encoding NADP-dependent oxidoreductase, which yields MKAVFYMRNGGPEVLEYGDVPNPAVRAGQVIVDVCAASVNAADWKARSGHHGTTPRFPAFLGRDFSGVVSGLGQGVADLKVGDQVFGVVEQVNNECYAEKVAIKASIVAHKPASLSHVEAAAIALTGLTATAAIEQTLKLQPGEKILIQGGAGGVAGFAVQLAKHIGAHVIATASAANHDYVRSLGADEVIDYNAVDFTRVVSDCDAVFDTVGGDVAMRSFAVVKPGGRAAFINGSAPASPRADVVSLKPKVGRDRAHLERIVELVTRGAVRVPEIKVFALRDAADAHRISESRHFRGKLVLKVR from the coding sequence GTGAAAGCAGTCTTTTATATGCGCAACGGCGGGCCGGAGGTCCTGGAGTACGGCGACGTGCCGAATCCGGCCGTGCGCGCCGGGCAGGTGATCGTCGATGTCTGCGCCGCCAGCGTGAACGCGGCGGACTGGAAGGCGCGTTCGGGCCATCACGGCACCACCCCCAGGTTTCCCGCTTTCCTCGGGCGCGATTTCTCGGGCGTGGTGAGCGGGCTCGGACAAGGGGTTGCGGATCTGAAGGTCGGCGACCAAGTCTTCGGCGTCGTGGAGCAGGTCAACAACGAGTGCTACGCCGAGAAGGTGGCGATCAAGGCTTCGATCGTCGCGCACAAGCCGGCGAGCCTGTCGCACGTCGAGGCCGCGGCCATCGCGCTCACCGGGCTGACGGCGACTGCGGCGATCGAGCAGACGCTGAAGCTCCAGCCCGGCGAAAAGATCCTCATACAAGGCGGCGCGGGCGGCGTCGCGGGTTTCGCGGTCCAGCTCGCGAAGCACATCGGCGCGCACGTGATCGCGACCGCGAGCGCGGCGAACCACGATTACGTGCGCAGCCTCGGCGCCGACGAGGTCATCGACTACAACGCGGTCGATTTCACCCGGGTGGTGTCGGACTGCGACGCGGTCTTCGATACCGTCGGCGGCGACGTCGCGATGCGCTCGTTCGCGGTCGTGAAGCCCGGCGGCCGCGCGGCGTTCATCAACGGTTCGGCGCCGGCTTCGCCCCGCGCCGACGTCGTCTCGCTCAAACCCAAAGTGGGGCGTGACCGCGCGCACCTCGAGCGCATCGTCGAGCTCGTGACGAGGGGCGCCGTGCGCGTACCGGAGATCAAAGTGTTCGCCCTGCGTGACGCGGCCGACGCGCA